In one Bosea sp. RAC05 genomic region, the following are encoded:
- a CDS encoding MFS transporter, producing MSMAANVSGAKSAPRPMTKEEKRVILASSLGTVFEWYDFYLYGSLAVMIGAHFFSAFDPNTRAIFALLAFAAGFLVRPFGALFFGRLGDLIGRKYTFLVTIVIMGASTFLVGLLPSYATIGWAAPVILIALRMLQGLALGGEYGGAAVYVAEHAPVGRRGFYTSWIQTTATLGLLLSLLVILVIRVNMGEAEFAAWGWRIPFLLSIFLLAISVWIRLQMQESPAFQKMKEEGTGSKAPLTEAFGQWKNARIALIALFGLTMGQAVVWYTGQFYALFFLQSILKVDLYSANVLIAWALIVGTGGFIFFGSLSDRIGRKPVILAGCLIAALTYFPLFGALTKAANPGLAAAHQNVKVQVVADPASCGSVFDPVGIRTFTAPCDIARRTLATQAIVYTQAPAPAGTPAKVTVNGKDLAIDGSFAANLAKEAVAAGYPAPGDARIVKVGFFSALTTGQSLTIIAILTILVIYVTMVYGPVAAALVELFPTRIRYTGMSLPYHIGNGWFGGLLPATAFAMVAGTGDIYYGLWYPIVFALATFVIGMLLVPETKDRDINTHEN from the coding sequence ATGAGCATGGCAGCGAACGTATCGGGGGCGAAGAGCGCGCCACGCCCCATGACGAAGGAAGAGAAGCGCGTCATTCTCGCATCGTCGCTCGGCACCGTCTTCGAATGGTACGACTTCTACCTCTACGGCTCGCTGGCCGTGATGATCGGCGCGCACTTCTTCTCGGCGTTCGATCCCAACACCCGCGCCATCTTCGCGCTGCTCGCCTTCGCCGCGGGCTTCCTCGTCCGCCCCTTCGGCGCGCTCTTCTTCGGTCGCCTGGGTGACCTGATCGGCCGCAAGTATACCTTCCTCGTCACCATCGTGATCATGGGCGCCTCGACCTTCCTGGTCGGCCTGCTGCCGAGCTACGCCACGATCGGCTGGGCGGCTCCGGTCATCCTGATTGCGCTGCGCATGCTTCAGGGCCTGGCGCTGGGCGGCGAGTATGGCGGCGCCGCCGTCTATGTCGCCGAGCACGCTCCGGTCGGCCGCCGCGGCTTCTACACCTCCTGGATCCAGACCACCGCGACGCTCGGCCTGCTGCTCTCGCTGCTCGTCATCCTGGTGATCCGCGTCAACATGGGTGAGGCCGAGTTCGCCGCCTGGGGCTGGCGCATTCCGTTCCTGCTCTCGATCTTCCTGCTCGCCATCTCGGTCTGGATCCGCCTGCAGATGCAGGAATCCCCGGCCTTCCAGAAGATGAAGGAAGAGGGCACGGGCTCGAAGGCGCCGCTCACCGAGGCCTTTGGCCAGTGGAAGAACGCCAGGATCGCGCTGATCGCCCTGTTCGGCCTGACCATGGGCCAGGCGGTCGTCTGGTACACCGGCCAGTTTTACGCCCTGTTCTTCCTCCAGAGCATCCTGAAGGTCGATCTCTACTCGGCCAACGTGCTGATCGCCTGGGCCCTGATCGTCGGCACCGGCGGCTTCATCTTCTTCGGCTCGCTGTCGGACCGCATCGGCCGCAAGCCGGTCATCCTGGCCGGCTGCCTGATCGCGGCGCTGACCTACTTCCCGCTGTTCGGCGCCCTGACCAAGGCCGCCAATCCGGGCCTCGCCGCGGCGCATCAGAACGTCAAGGTCCAGGTCGTGGCCGACCCCGCCTCCTGCGGCTCGGTCTTCGATCCGGTCGGCATCCGCACCTTCACCGCGCCGTGCGACATCGCCCGCCGCACGCTGGCCACCCAGGCCATCGTCTACACCCAGGCGCCGGCGCCCGCCGGCACCCCGGCCAAGGTCACCGTCAACGGCAAGGACCTCGCCATCGACGGCTCCTTCGCGGCCAATCTTGCCAAGGAAGCCGTGGCCGCCGGCTATCCGGCCCCGGGCGATGCCCGCATCGTCAAGGTCGGCTTCTTCAGCGCCCTGACCACCGGCCAGTCGCTGACGATCATCGCCATCCTGACGATCCTCGTGATCTATGTGACGATGGTCTACGGCCCGGTCGCCGCGGCGCTGGTCGAGCTCTTCCCGACCCGCATCCGCTACACCGGCATGTCGCTGCCCTACCACATCGGCAACGGCTGGTTCGGCGGCCTGCTGCCGGCGACCGCCTTCGCCATGGTGGCCGGCACCGGCGACATCTACTACGGCCTCTGGTACCCGATCGTCTTCGCCCTCGCGACCTTCGTGATCGGCATGCTGCTCGTGCCCGAGACCAAGGACCGCGACATCAACACCCACGAGAACTGA
- the rlmB gene encoding 23S rRNA (guanosine(2251)-2'-O)-methyltransferase RlmB encodes MPAPFRPKSDRDRPDRDRPRREGARGDGPRQTSPRRADGTLHHRPGDIDEAVLYGVHPVIEALRNPKRRHRRLLATENGLKRLEEEVGELPLQAEIVRPSEIDRLLTPDSVHQGLYLVCDPLPSLDLDSLPDDAIVLALDQITDPHNVGAILRSAAAFGAAAVIVTIRHSPAATGVLAKSASGALEHVPLIAVRNLGDALAELGKRGFQRIGFDSDGEVAFEDVTLTRPLVMVMGAEGKGLRQRSRELCDQVARLEVPGAITSLNVSNATAIALYAASRRR; translated from the coding sequence ATGCCAGCACCGTTCCGCCCGAAATCGGATCGTGATCGGCCGGATCGCGACCGGCCGCGCCGCGAGGGTGCGCGCGGGGACGGCCCGCGCCAGACCAGCCCGCGCCGCGCCGACGGCACCCTGCACCACCGCCCCGGCGACATCGACGAGGCCGTGCTCTACGGCGTACACCCGGTGATCGAGGCCCTGCGCAATCCCAAGCGTCGCCATCGTCGGCTGCTCGCCACCGAAAACGGCCTCAAGCGCCTTGAAGAAGAGGTTGGCGAGCTGCCGCTGCAGGCGGAAATCGTGCGCCCCTCCGAGATCGACCGGCTGCTCACCCCCGATTCGGTGCATCAGGGGCTCTATCTGGTCTGCGATCCCCTGCCCTCGCTCGATCTCGACAGCCTGCCCGACGACGCGATCGTGCTGGCGCTCGACCAGATCACCGATCCCCACAATGTCGGCGCCATCCTGCGCTCGGCCGCCGCTTTCGGGGCCGCAGCCGTGATCGTGACCATCCGCCACTCCCCGGCCGCAACGGGCGTGCTGGCCAAGTCGGCCTCCGGGGCGCTCGAGCATGTCCCGCTGATCGCCGTGCGCAATCTCGGCGACGCGCTCGCCGAGCTCGGCAAGCGCGGCTTCCAGCGCATCGGCTTCGATTCGGATGGCGAGGTCGCCTTCGAGGACGTGACCCTGACGCGCCCGCTGGTCATGGTGATGGGCGCCGAGGGCAAGGGCCTGCGCCAGCGCTCGCGCGAGCTCTGCGACCAGGTCGCACGGCTCGAGGTGCCGGGCGCGATCACCAGCCTCAACGTCTCCAACGCCACCGCGATCGCGCTCTACGCCGCCAGCCGGCGCCGCTGA
- the nanR gene encoding transcriptional regulator NanR: MMSPAFDERPVTTEPIPRRKLHQEVLDRLMARIRAGEFAPGAQLPSERELMDAYGVGRPSIREALQQLERAGIIGISHGERARVLLPTAQGIVGQMAESARYLLSVDPDALEHLKEARILLEAGVARLAAQRADAAGLALLRQCLEEHQAAGLDDFLSRDIAFHRQIAVMSGNPVFPAAVEAMLGWLGASYVTLVRAPGAERLTLAEHQRIHDAIAAGDGEAAARAMTDHLSRANALYRSLAAPTAADDRR, from the coding sequence ATGATGTCTCCCGCCTTTGACGAGCGCCCCGTGACGACCGAGCCGATCCCCCGCCGCAAGCTGCATCAGGAGGTCCTCGACCGGCTGATGGCCCGCATCCGCGCCGGCGAGTTCGCGCCGGGTGCGCAATTGCCCTCCGAGCGCGAGTTGATGGACGCCTATGGCGTCGGCCGCCCCTCGATCCGCGAGGCGCTGCAGCAGTTGGAGCGCGCCGGCATCATCGGGATCAGCCATGGCGAGCGGGCGCGCGTGTTGCTGCCGACCGCGCAGGGCATCGTCGGGCAGATGGCCGAGTCGGCGCGCTATCTGCTGAGCGTCGATCCCGATGCGCTGGAGCACCTCAAGGAGGCGCGCATCCTGCTCGAAGCCGGCGTCGCCCGGCTCGCCGCCCAGCGCGCCGATGCGGCCGGCCTCGCCCTGCTGCGCCAGTGCCTCGAGGAGCACCAGGCGGCAGGGCTCGACGACTTCCTCAGCCGCGACATCGCCTTTCACCGTCAGATCGCGGTGATGAGCGGCAACCCGGTCTTCCCCGCCGCGGTCGAGGCGATGCTGGGCTGGCTCGGTGCATCCTATGTCACGCTGGTGCGGGCACCGGGCGCCGAACGCCTGACGCTGGCCGAGCACCAGCGCATCCATGATGCGATCGCGGCGGGCGATGGCGAGGCCGCGGCCCGGGCGATGACGGACCATCTGAGCCGGGCCAATGCGCTCTACCGCAGCCTCGCCGCGCCCACCGCGGCGGACGATCGCCGCTGA
- a CDS encoding carboxymuconolactone decarboxylase family protein has translation MNRDEITEAATDLGKASFMATFGRVPDNFSLLSEHAPGAFAGYGLIRAAIMRDRDEGGALDLKTKELVFALLDTLIGQKNGAKNHAAAAMKLGLTLPELAEGLVQVIMAGGITTWNETGADVMRHCVQLEAQRTAETGET, from the coding sequence ATGAACCGAGACGAGATCACCGAGGCCGCGACCGACCTCGGCAAGGCCAGCTTCATGGCGACTTTCGGCCGCGTGCCGGACAATTTCAGCCTTCTGTCGGAGCATGCGCCGGGCGCCTTCGCCGGCTACGGCCTGATCCGCGCCGCGATCATGCGCGACCGGGACGAGGGCGGCGCGCTCGACCTCAAGACCAAGGAACTGGTCTTCGCCCTGCTGGACACGCTGATCGGCCAGAAGAACGGCGCGAAGAACCACGCGGCCGCCGCGATGAAGCTCGGCCTGACCCTGCCCGAACTGGCCGAGGGACTGGTCCAGGTCATCATGGCCGGCGGCATCACCACCTGGAACGAGACCGGCGCCGACGTCATGCGCCACTGCGTCCAGCTGGAGGCTCAGCGGACGGCGGAAACCGGCGAGACCTGA
- a CDS encoding MBL fold metallo-hydrolase, whose product MTDLNLSRRGVIAGAGALAAAATFDLPGLGPAHAQGAPVNQAPGFYRYKIGDITLTAINDGFARRPLEGFVRNAELADVKKAMEQAFLPADALNISFTTLAIQQGGKLTLIDTGNGDSGAPTSGAWAANFKAAGFDPKDVSAVVFSHFHGDHINGFRLKDGTAMFPNAEVMVPAAEWAFWMDDAKMGAAPEAMKGAFGNVRRVFAPIAKDVKQFEAGKEIVPGITSVAAYGHTPGHTTFTVASGGKSLMVMSDTTNHPALFVRNPDWSAVFDMDGPQAAATRRKLLDMVAADKMQVAFYHAPFPATGHIAKSGNGFEMVPVQWSTAI is encoded by the coding sequence ATGACCGATCTCAATCTGTCGCGCCGCGGCGTGATCGCCGGTGCGGGCGCCCTCGCCGCTGCCGCCACATTCGACCTGCCCGGGCTCGGCCCGGCCCATGCCCAAGGAGCTCCCGTGAACCAGGCCCCCGGATTCTATCGCTACAAGATCGGCGACATCACGCTCACCGCCATCAATGACGGCTTCGCCCGCCGTCCGCTCGAGGGCTTCGTCCGCAACGCCGAACTCGCCGACGTCAAGAAGGCGATGGAGCAGGCCTTCCTGCCCGCCGACGCGCTGAACATCTCCTTCACGACGCTGGCGATCCAGCAGGGCGGCAAGCTCACGCTGATCGACACCGGCAATGGCGATTCCGGCGCGCCGACCTCGGGCGCCTGGGCCGCCAACTTCAAGGCCGCCGGCTTCGATCCCAAGGACGTCTCGGCCGTCGTGTTCAGCCATTTCCACGGCGATCACATCAACGGCTTCCGCCTCAAGGACGGCACGGCGATGTTCCCCAATGCCGAGGTCATGGTCCCGGCCGCCGAATGGGCGTTCTGGATGGACGACGCCAAGATGGGCGCCGCTCCCGAGGCCATGAAGGGCGCCTTCGGCAATGTCCGGCGCGTCTTTGCGCCCATCGCCAAGGATGTGAAGCAGTTCGAGGCCGGCAAGGAAATCGTGCCCGGCATCACCTCCGTCGCGGCCTATGGCCATACGCCGGGCCACACCACCTTCACTGTCGCCTCGGGCGGCAAGTCGCTGATGGTGATGTCCGACACCACCAACCATCCCGCCCTGTTCGTGCGCAATCCCGACTGGTCGGCCGTATTCGACATGGACGGCCCGCAGGCCGCCGCCACCCGGCGCAAGCTGCTCGACATGGTCGCGGCCGACAAGATGCAGGTCGCCTTCTACCATGCGCCCTTCCCCGCCACCGGCCACATCGCCAAGTCCGGCAACGGCTTCGAGATGGTGCCGGTGCAGTGGAGCACCGCGATCTGA
- a CDS encoding L,D-transpeptidase translates to MTIATTFSLRLLRGAAGLAALFALSQPGVAQPRPPAAVQQTMDIGDEPGRVSTEEVSITEGPFARQMVLFRSNEPPGTVIIHSAERFLYVVQGNGRALRYGIGVGREGFQWSGLVQVSRKAEWPDWRPPPEMLQRQPYLPRFMAGGPGNPMGARALYLGSTVFRIHGTNQPETIGEAISSGCFRLANGDIADLYERVPLGTKVIIRHQATL, encoded by the coding sequence ATGACGATAGCGACGACGTTTTCGCTCCGCCTGCTGCGCGGCGCCGCAGGGCTCGCAGCCCTTTTCGCCCTGTCGCAGCCGGGCGTGGCCCAGCCGCGGCCGCCCGCCGCCGTCCAGCAGACGATGGATATCGGCGACGAGCCAGGCCGGGTCTCGACCGAGGAGGTCAGCATCACGGAGGGCCCCTTCGCGCGCCAGATGGTGCTGTTCCGCTCGAACGAGCCACCGGGCACCGTGATCATCCATTCGGCCGAGCGCTTCCTCTATGTCGTGCAGGGCAATGGCCGTGCGCTGCGCTACGGCATCGGTGTCGGCCGCGAGGGCTTCCAGTGGTCGGGCCTGGTGCAGGTCAGCCGCAAGGCGGAATGGCCGGACTGGCGGCCGCCGCCGGAGATGCTGCAGCGGCAGCCCTATCTGCCGCGCTTCATGGCGGGCGGCCCCGGCAATCCGATGGGCGCACGCGCGCTCTATCTCGGCTCGACGGTGTTCCGCATCCACGGCACCAACCAGCCCGAGACGATCGGCGAGGCGATTTCCTCCGGCTGCTTCCGCCTCGCCAATGGCGACATCGCGGATCTCTACGAGCGGGTGCCGCTCGGGACCAAGGTGATCATCCGTCATCAGGCGACGCTGTAG
- a CDS encoding heavy metal translocating P-type ATPase: MTLTDLRKPDGATTLAIPVEGMSCASCVGRVEKAILAVPGVREASVNLATQRASVGLDADAGVAPVLAAIRAAGYTPQEDETDFSVEGMSCASCVGRVERALLSVPGVVEGSVNLATGRAHACHVGGQGTVAAIAAALAEAGYPAEPVREAGVQADRDSARRAAELAGLRRDLTLAALATLPIVVIEMGSHLSDTLHHALAESFGAANLRIASFILASLVQFGPGLQFFRKGGPALLRGAPDMNSLVMLGTTTAYLYSVVSTFAPALLPAGLDHTYFEAGAVIVTLILFGRYAEARAKGQTGDAIRRLLKLQAKTALVLREGREQELAVAQVRPGDIVLVRPGERLPVDGEVVEGASFVDESMLTGEPIPVEKAVGSTVIGGTVNGTGAFRFRATRIGADTLLAGIVRTMEAAQASKLPIQALVDKVTMWFVPAVMAAALLTFGVWLIFGPSPALSLAIVNAVAVLIIACPCAMGLATPTSIMVGTGKAAQMGVLFRRGEALQALRDVTVVALDKTGTITRGKPELTDVEVIEGFARDEVLRLVAAVETRSEHPIAQAIVTAARDGGLTLAEPAAFAAEPGYGVTATVQGRALLVGADRLLVRAGIDLSPFAATAARLGGEGKSPLYAAIDGRLAAILAVSDPVKDTSREALEALRAQGLRIVMITGDNRRTAEAIARGLPVDEVVAEVLPAGKVAVIERLQAQGARVAFVGDGINDAPALAKADVGLAIGTGTDIAIESADVVLMSGDLRNVANAVALSRATLRNIAENLFWAFGYNAVLIPVAAGVLYPTFGILMSPMVAGLAMALSSVSVVANALRLRGFRPPLAAHGRAAAAA, translated from the coding sequence ATGACCCTGACCGATCTCCGCAAGCCGGACGGCGCGACGACGCTTGCGATCCCCGTCGAGGGGATGAGCTGCGCCTCCTGCGTCGGGCGCGTCGAGAAGGCGATCCTGGCCGTCCCGGGCGTCCGCGAGGCGTCCGTCAATCTCGCGACGCAGCGGGCGAGCGTCGGGCTCGACGCCGATGCCGGCGTGGCACCCGTCCTCGCCGCGATCCGGGCGGCCGGCTACACGCCGCAGGAGGACGAGACCGATTTTTCCGTCGAGGGGATGAGCTGCGCCTCCTGCGTCGGGCGAGTCGAGCGGGCGCTGCTTTCCGTGCCCGGCGTGGTGGAGGGCAGCGTCAACCTCGCGACGGGCCGCGCCCATGCGTGCCATGTCGGCGGGCAGGGCACGGTGGCGGCGATCGCGGCGGCCCTGGCTGAAGCCGGCTATCCGGCCGAGCCCGTGCGGGAGGCCGGCGTCCAGGCCGATCGCGACAGTGCGCGGCGCGCGGCCGAGCTGGCGGGGCTGCGCCGCGACCTGACCCTGGCCGCACTGGCGACGCTGCCGATCGTCGTGATCGAGATGGGCTCGCATCTCTCCGACACGCTGCATCACGCGCTGGCGGAGAGCTTTGGCGCGGCCAACCTGCGCATCGCGTCCTTCATCCTGGCGAGCCTGGTGCAGTTCGGGCCGGGCCTCCAGTTCTTCCGGAAAGGAGGGCCGGCGCTGCTGCGCGGCGCACCCGACATGAACTCGCTCGTCATGCTCGGCACCACGACGGCCTATCTCTATTCGGTGGTCTCGACCTTTGCGCCCGCGCTGCTGCCGGCCGGGCTCGACCACACCTATTTCGAGGCTGGCGCGGTCATCGTCACGCTGATCCTCTTCGGCCGCTATGCCGAGGCCCGGGCCAAGGGCCAGACCGGTGATGCGATCCGCCGGCTTTTGAAGCTGCAGGCCAAGACGGCTCTCGTGCTGCGCGAGGGCCGCGAGCAGGAGTTAGCCGTCGCACAGGTGCGGCCCGGCGACATCGTGCTGGTGCGCCCCGGCGAGCGGCTGCCGGTTGATGGCGAGGTGGTCGAGGGGGCCTCCTTCGTCGACGAATCCATGCTGACCGGCGAGCCGATTCCCGTGGAGAAGGCGGTCGGCTCCACGGTGATCGGCGGCACGGTCAACGGGACCGGCGCCTTCCGCTTCCGCGCGACGCGCATCGGCGCGGACACGCTTCTGGCGGGAATCGTGCGGACGATGGAGGCAGCCCAGGCCTCGAAGCTGCCGATCCAGGCGCTGGTCGACAAGGTGACGATGTGGTTCGTGCCGGCCGTCATGGCCGCCGCGCTGCTGACCTTCGGGGTTTGGCTCATCTTCGGGCCGAGCCCGGCGTTGTCGCTGGCGATCGTCAATGCGGTGGCGGTGCTGATCATCGCCTGTCCCTGCGCGATGGGGCTGGCGACGCCGACCTCGATCATGGTCGGCACCGGCAAGGCGGCGCAGATGGGCGTGCTGTTCCGGCGCGGCGAGGCGCTGCAGGCCCTGCGCGACGTCACGGTCGTCGCGCTCGACAAGACCGGCACGATCACGCGGGGCAAGCCCGAACTGACGGATGTCGAGGTCATCGAGGGCTTCGCGCGCGATGAGGTCCTGCGGCTGGTGGCGGCGGTCGAGACGCGCTCGGAGCACCCGATCGCGCAGGCCATCGTAACCGCGGCCCGCGATGGCGGCCTTACCCTGGCCGAGCCCGCCGCCTTCGCCGCCGAGCCCGGCTATGGCGTGACGGCCACCGTCCAGGGGCGGGCGCTGCTCGTTGGAGCCGACCGGCTGCTGGTGCGGGCGGGCATCGACCTGTCCCCCTTCGCCGCCACGGCGGCGCGGCTCGGCGGGGAGGGCAAGTCGCCGCTCTATGCGGCCATCGATGGGCGGCTCGCCGCGATCCTCGCCGTCTCCGACCCCGTCAAGGACACCAGCCGCGAGGCGCTCGAGGCCCTGCGGGCGCAGGGCCTGCGGATCGTGATGATCACCGGCGACAACCGGCGCACCGCCGAGGCGATCGCGCGCGGCCTGCCGGTCGACGAGGTCGTGGCCGAGGTGCTGCCCGCCGGCAAGGTCGCGGTGATCGAGCGGCTGCAGGCGCAGGGCGCCCGCGTCGCTTTCGTCGGCGACGGCATCAACGATGCGCCGGCGCTGGCGAAGGCCGATGTCGGGCTCGCCATCGGCACCGGCACCGACATCGCCATCGAGAGCGCCGATGTCGTGTTGATGTCGGGCGATCTGCGCAACGTGGCGAACGCGGTGGCGCTGTCGCGGGCGACGCTGCGCAACATCGCCGAGAACCTGTTCTGGGCCTTCGGCTATAATGCGGTGCTGATCCCGGTCGCGGCCGGGGTGCTCTATCCGACCTTCGGCATCCTGATGTCGCCGATGGTGGCCGGCCTCGCCATGGCGCTCTCCAGCGTCAGCGTCGTCGCCAATGCGCTGCGGCTGCGCGGTTTCCGGCCGCCGCTCGCGGCGCATGGCCGGGCTGCGGCGGCGGCCTGA
- a CDS encoding amino acid ABC transporter substrate-binding protein has translation MSQVSSLRRFTLGLLAAVASAAALALPAAASTLATVKQRGVLHCGVSEGLNGFSAKDAQGAWSGFDVDFCRALAAAVLGDPQKVSFTPLSASERFDALKAAKVDLLSRNSTWTLGREAELGLAFAGITYHDGQGFLAKRALGVDGALALDKAKICVETGTTSQANLADFFRANSLTYEEKPFGSAAEAFKAFEAGTCDVLSRDQSALYGERLRLAKPGEAIVLPDVISKEPLGPVVRSDDFAWFTVVKWVNFALVNAEELGISTTTIPAALASQKPDVRRFTGAEGGFGKALGLDPDWAVKAVRAGGNYAEIYERNLGTGSKLAIPRGLNQLWSMGGVLYAPPLR, from the coding sequence ATGTCGCAGGTCTCATCGCTTCGCCGGTTCACGCTGGGTCTGCTCGCCGCGGTCGCGTCCGCCGCCGCGCTCGCGCTGCCGGCCGCGGCCAGCACGCTGGCGACGGTCAAGCAGCGCGGCGTCCTCCATTGCGGCGTCAGCGAGGGGCTGAACGGCTTTTCCGCCAAGGACGCGCAAGGGGCGTGGTCGGGCTTCGACGTCGATTTCTGCCGGGCGCTGGCGGCCGCCGTGCTGGGCGATCCACAGAAGGTCAGCTTCACGCCGCTCTCGGCGAGCGAGCGCTTCGACGCGCTCAAGGCGGCGAAGGTCGACCTGCTCTCGCGCAACTCGACCTGGACGCTCGGACGCGAGGCTGAACTCGGCCTCGCCTTCGCCGGCATCACCTATCATGACGGGCAGGGCTTCCTGGCGAAGCGGGCGCTCGGCGTCGACGGGGCGCTGGCGCTCGACAAGGCGAAGATCTGCGTCGAGACGGGCACGACCTCGCAGGCCAACCTCGCCGACTTCTTCCGGGCGAACTCGCTGACCTATGAGGAAAAGCCCTTCGGCAGCGCCGCCGAGGCCTTCAAGGCCTTCGAGGCCGGCACGTGCGACGTCCTCAGCCGCGACCAGTCGGCGCTCTATGGCGAGAGGCTGAGGCTGGCCAAGCCGGGCGAGGCGATCGTCCTGCCGGACGTGATCTCGAAGGAGCCGCTCGGCCCGGTCGTGCGCAGCGACGATTTCGCCTGGTTCACGGTTGTGAAATGGGTGAATTTCGCCCTGGTCAATGCCGAGGAACTGGGCATCTCCACCACCACCATCCCGGCTGCGCTGGCCTCGCAGAAGCCCGATGTGCGCCGCTTCACCGGCGCCGAGGGCGGCTTCGGCAAGGCGCTGGGGCTCGATCCGGACTGGGCGGTCAAGGCCGTGCGGGCGGGCGGCAATTATGCCGAGATCTATGAGCGCAATCTCGGGACCGGCTCGAAGCTCGCCATCCCGCGCGGGCTCAACCAGCTCTGGAGCATGGGCGGTGTGCTCTATGCGCCGCCGCTGCGCTGA
- a CDS encoding NAD kinase, whose amino-acid sequence MTERFQAISFVASDTPEAQAALAKLTGRYGNADTATADVIVALGGDGLMLQTLHRFIGTGTPIYGMNRGSVGFLMNEFRERGLRKRLTEAQRSVVHPLSMRAVDKDGTEVRAEAINEVSLLRRSYQAAKLRISIDGQVRLDELVADGVLLATPAGSTAYNLSANGPILPLDAPLLALTPISAFRPRRWRGALLPDHAKVTIEVLEAQKRPVSAVADHVQIDNVLRVEIEIDRTVDLVMLHDPGHSLDERILREQFGY is encoded by the coding sequence ATGACCGAGCGCTTCCAGGCCATCTCCTTCGTCGCCAGCGATACGCCGGAGGCGCAGGCCGCACTGGCGAAGCTGACCGGACGCTACGGCAATGCCGACACGGCGACCGCCGACGTGATCGTGGCGCTGGGTGGCGACGGCCTGATGCTGCAGACGCTCCACCGCTTCATCGGCACGGGCACGCCGATCTACGGCATGAACCGCGGCTCCGTCGGCTTCCTGATGAACGAGTTCCGCGAGCGCGGCCTGCGCAAGCGCCTGACCGAGGCGCAGCGCAGCGTCGTCCACCCGCTCTCGATGCGCGCCGTCGACAAGGACGGCACCGAGGTGCGGGCCGAGGCGATCAACGAGGTCTCGCTGCTGCGCCGCTCCTACCAGGCCGCGAAGCTCAGGATCTCGATCGACGGCCAGGTCCGGCTCGACGAGCTCGTCGCAGACGGGGTGCTGCTGGCGACGCCCGCCGGCTCTACCGCCTACAATCTCTCGGCCAACGGACCGATCCTGCCGCTCGACGCGCCCCTGCTGGCCCTGACCCCGATCTCGGCCTTCCGCCCGCGGCGCTGGCGCGGCGCGCTCCTGCCCGACCATGCCAAGGTCACGATCGAGGTGCTGGAGGCGCAGAAGCGCCCGGTCAGCGCGGTCGCCGACCATGTCCAGATCGACAACGTCCTGCGCGTCGAGATCGAGATCGACCGCACGGTCGATCTCGTCATGCTCCATGACCCCGGCCACAGCCTCGACGAGCGGATCCTGCGCGAGCAATTCGGGTACTGA
- a CDS encoding phosphogluconate dehydrogenase C-terminal domain-containing protein yields the protein MTVVALFGAGGKMGMRLGRNLAASRFTMRPVEVSPAGQERVRAAFGLDCLEAEEAIAGAEVVVLAVPDTHVGAVATMLLPKLASGTIVVILDAAAPHAGHLPERADITYFVTHPCHPPIFNDETNPAAKADHFGGIAAKQHIVNALMQGPEEHYALGEEVARAIWAPVMRSHRVTVEQMAILEPGLSETVCATLLDAMREAMEEAIARGVPREAARDFLLGHMNILAAVTFEQVQGVFSDACNKAIVFGKDTILKPDWKRLFEPEEIAASVRRIT from the coding sequence ATGACGGTGGTGGCTCTGTTCGGAGCGGGCGGCAAGATGGGCATGCGGCTGGGCCGCAATCTCGCGGCCTCGCGTTTCACGATGCGGCCGGTCGAGGTCAGCCCGGCCGGGCAGGAGCGGGTGCGCGCCGCCTTCGGGCTCGATTGCCTCGAGGCCGAGGAGGCGATCGCAGGGGCGGAGGTGGTCGTGCTGGCCGTTCCGGACACCCATGTCGGCGCGGTGGCGACGATGCTGCTGCCGAAGCTGGCCTCGGGTACGATCGTTGTGATCCTCGACGCTGCCGCGCCCCATGCCGGGCATCTGCCGGAGCGGGCCGACATCACCTATTTCGTCACCCATCCCTGCCACCCGCCGATCTTCAACGACGAGACCAACCCGGCCGCCAAGGCCGACCATTTCGGCGGCATCGCGGCCAAGCAGCACATCGTCAATGCGCTGATGCAGGGGCCTGAAGAGCATTACGCGCTCGGCGAGGAGGTCGCGCGGGCGATCTGGGCGCCGGTGATGCGCTCGCACCGCGTCACGGTCGAGCAGATGGCGATCCTGGAGCCTGGCCTGTCCGAGACCGTCTGCGCCACGCTGCTCGACGCGATGCGCGAGGCGATGGAGGAGGCGATCGCCCGCGGCGTCCCGCGCGAGGCGGCGCGCGACTTCCTGCTCGGCCATATGAACATCCTCGCCGCCGTCACCTTCGAGCAGGTGCAGGGCGTGTTCTCGGACGCCTGCAACAAGGCGATCGTCTTCGGCAAGGACACGATCCTGAAGCCGGACTGGAAGCGGCTGTTCGAGCCGGAGGAGATCGCGGCGAGCGTGCGCCGCATCACCTGA